In Vespa velutina chromosome 1, iVesVel2.1, whole genome shotgun sequence, the genomic stretch GTGCATTTTCAATGcacattttgatataaaatccAAATCTCGTCTCCAGTGACGAGCATCTttaaaaaaggatttttttcatattgctGAAGAAGCAAATCGCACATAGAGATGTGGTTCATAAGATCGGTCTTTGTTAATTGacatgaaatttcaaattttataccaATTCACATATCCCAGAATATTGATTAAATGATTATGTACCGTTGTCTTGGGAATGTTAGTGGCATCCACTATCTCGCGGATTTTCAGCGAGCATATTCTTGATGAGGTCCGTATCCGTCGTTCCTGAGCGGCAGCTGCggtcttcatctttttcaaatcaaaaTTTCCAGCTCTAAATTTCTTAAAGTAATTGCAGACAATTC encodes the following:
- the LOC124950085 gene encoding uncharacterized protein LOC124950085 isoform X2 — encoded protein: MLHCFKKGNSVKDTADEICTVYGNDTMTIRIVCNYFKKFRAGNFDLKKMKTAAAAQERRIRTSSRICSLKIREIVDATNIPKTTMLVTGDEIWILYQNVH
- the LOC124950085 gene encoding uncharacterized protein LOC124950085 isoform X1; the protein is MLHCFKKGNSVKDTADEICTVYGNDTMTIRIVCNYFKKFRAGNFDLKKMKTAAAAQERRIRTSSRICSLKIREIVDATNIPKTTQYEKNPFLKMLVTGDEIWILYQNVH